From one Culex quinquefasciatus strain JHB chromosome 3, VPISU_Cqui_1.0_pri_paternal, whole genome shotgun sequence genomic stretch:
- the LOC6041034 gene encoding uncharacterized protein LOC6041034: protein MESSKQEPVEESSSATAASGVVESTDLEPGGEILEKLKGDRIGETMYSERFVLSTVLKLPQLETPLAEDEDFEKDLCSLWDMTIEADVVLFLLKHDVVELLIGLAEGSEDHRLVEILLGIVGNMCCLEETHKVLYENKSLFLSLCGFLESSDTLTLVQLMRIFTTILDKSDDEAFCWFKVIREQEDITEKMAFILSSTTSSELIQHTLEAVHAMVNRFTEAEVDYAQLNEFYKMFAKPCLIEGLMEGFKQIYPESGAVSQFEEEYLTSKDLKIIQKFLEIHENFIINANEVYADKIEAIVYCVHRILIPLSSDGSLLPISKAHVRILVCINSIYSAIVYHFHAGTFLALVKIYTILAKVQEQTGAKISEPMDADAEDDDAGSDGEFDIQTALGETLETLYFMAEPIDGLTISNALRASTLNEETIAKLCAALRETMAGDPLLGRTCDLLLESARQVWGQQERGRS, encoded by the coding sequence ATGGAAAGCTCAAAGCAGGAACCGGTTGAGGAGTCGTCGTCTGCTACTGCTGCTTCTGGTGTCGTCGAATCGACGGATTTGGAGCCGGGTGGTGAGATATTGGAGAAGTTAAAGGGTGACCGGATTGGGGAGACGATGTACAGCGAGCGGTTCGTATTGTCCACGGTGCTGAAGCTGCCCCAGCTGGAGACGCCGTTGGCCGAGGACGAGGACTTTGAGAAGGATTTGTGTAGTTTGTGGGACATGACCATTGAGGCGGATGTGGTTCTGTTTTTGCTGAAGCACGATGTAGTTGAGCTGTTGATAGGGTTGGCGGAAGGTTCGGAGGATCATCGACTGGTGGAAATTCTGCTGGGGATTGTAGGGAATATGTGTTGCTTGGAGGAGACCCATAAGGTTCTGTACGAGAACAAGTCGCTGTTTTTGAGCTTGTGCGGGTTTTTGGAATCGAGCGATACTTTGACGCTGGTTCAGTTGATGCGGATTTTTACGACGATTTTGGACAAGTCTGACGACGAGGCGTTCTGCTGGTTCAAGGTGATTCGCGAGCAGGAGGACATTACGGAGAAGATGGCGTTTATACTGAGCAGCACGACTAGCAGCGAGTTGATTCAGCACACGCTGGAAGCGGTTCACGCGATGGTCAATCGATTTACCGAAGCCGAAGTCGATTACGCTCAGTTGAACGAGTTCTACAAGATGTTTGCCAAGCCCTGCTTGATTGAGGGACTCATGGAGGGATTCAAACAAATCTACCCGGAATCGGGTGCCGTCAGTCAGTTCGAGGAAGAATATCTCACCAGCAAAGATCTAAAAATCATCCAGAAATTCCTGGAAATTCACGAAAACTTCATCATCAACGCCAACGAAGTCTACGCCGACAAAATCGAAGCGATCGTTTACTGCGTTCACCGGATTCTGATCCCGTTGAGCAGCGACGGGTCGCTTCTCCCAATCTCGAAGGCCCACGTCCGGATCTTGGTCTGCATCAACAGCATCTACAGCGCGATCGTCTACCACTTCCACGCCGGAACATTCTTAGCTCTGGTCAAAATCTACACGATTCTAGCCAAAGTCCAAGAGCAGACCGGCGCCAAAATTTCCGAACCCATGGACGCTGATGCTGAAGACGACGACGCCGGTTCCGACGGGGAGTTCGACATTCAAACCGCACTCGGAGAGACCCTCGAGACGCTCTACTTCATGGCGGAACCGATCGACGGGCTGACGATCTCGAACGCGCTGAGGGCGAGCACGCTGAACGAGGAAACCATCGCGAAGCTTTGCGCGGCCCTGCGGGAAACGATGGCCGGCGACCCGCTGCTCGGGAGAACGTGCGATCTGCTGCTGGAGAGTGCGCGCCAAGTTTGGGGACAGCAGGAGCGGGGTCGGTCGTAG
- the LOC6041033 gene encoding BTB/POZ domain-containing protein 1 translates to MSANVSPPRPSAPPRGEPDQQRVKFLVNSELLSDVSFLVGAKGTLIHGHRFPLAAGSDVFYRMFTAERGAPPTTGGPIVVSDVEPDTFLEMLKYVYYDNPTISEDNLVDLYYAAAKYNLMGLKDRCRKFVATEEGSVMKIYQANVKHGFEELNDACLRTISRNPLVMFRSSDFLELPLDLVERISAGSKLRCNDDQLMDALRKWCKHQPEHQTEHFKKLSDQVKRQREQTRDYRCRKWLFFGPICYTIDPCKGTFHVTAQREVLHLYGVGMYVGCHENDQPMSLSVVVMDGEKMIRRSQANVPPRDDIYVYDCMFERVSLRAGTKVTVVCDGPRRQGETPLKKFTFWNRGFTWTGDSTVLKIEDERNYEHTAIAYLLYQVKE, encoded by the coding sequence ATGTCGGCCAACGTTTCGCCGCCGCGTCCGAGTGCGCCTCCCCGCGGGGAGCCCGACCAGCAGCGGGTCAAGTTTCTCGTCAACAGCGAGCTCCTGTCGGACGTTTCGTTCCTGGTGGGCGCCAAGGGAACGCTCATCCACGGGCACCGCTTTCCGCTGGCCGCCGGCAGTGACGTGTTTTACCGGATGTTTACCGCCGAGAGGGGTGCTCCTCCGACGACGGGTGGCCCCATCGTGGTCAGCGACGTCGAGCCGGACACGTTCCTGGAGATGCTCAAGTACGTGTACTACGACAATCCCACGATTAGCGAGGACAACCTGGTGGATTTGTACTACGCTGCGGCCAAGTATAACCTTATGGGGCTGAAGGACCGGTGCCGGAAGTTTGTGGCCACCGAGGAAGGTTCCGTCATGAAGATCTACCAGGCGAACGTAAAGCATGGCTTCGAGGAGCTCAACGATGCCTGCTTGCGGACCATTTCGCGTAATCCGTTGGTCATGTTCCGGAGTTCGGACTTCCTTGAACTCCCCCTAGACCTGGTGGAGCGAATTTCTGCCGGAAGTAAGCTTCGCTGCAACGACGACCAGCTGATGGACGCCCTCCGAAAGTGGTGCAAACACCAGCCAGAACACCAAACCGAACACTTCAAGAAACTCTCCGATCAGGTCAAACGCCAGCGCGAGCAAACCCGCGACTACCGGTGCCGGAAGTGGCTGTTCTTCGGACCAATCTGCTACACCATCGACCCCTGCAAGGGAACCTTCCACGTGACGGCCCAGCGAGAAGTGCTACACCTGTACGGCGTCGGGATGTACGTCGGATGTCACGAAAACGACCAGCCGATGTCGCTTTCGGTTGTGGTCATGGACGGCGAGAAGATGATCCGCCGTAGCCAAGCGAACGTCCCACCGCGGGACGATATCTACGTGTACGATTGCATGTTTGAGCGCGTTTCGTTGCGCGCTGGGACGAAAGTCACCGTCGTGTGCGACGGACCGCGGCGCCAGGGCGAGACGCCGTTGAAGAAGTTTACCTTCTGGAATCGGGGGTTCACCTGGACGGGGGACTCGACGGTGCTGAAGATCGAGGACGAGCGGAACTACGAGCACACTGCCATTGCTTATCTCTTGTATCAAGTGAAGGAAtaa